The genomic interval ATCTCCATCAACCCCATATTTGTCTGTTTTGAGAATTAAGATGGACATCAAACCTTTCCTTCATAAACACTACTTGTTGTATGATTGCTACGGTCATTACGATAATATTGAGGAGGCGAGTTGTGATAAATGCAATCAGCAAATTGATGGGTGGGCTTATAGTTGTGAAAGCTGCCGGAAGTTCTGGTTGCATTCATACTGTGCAGAAGAGCAACTGCCACCTCAGATTTCACACCCTCTCCATACCCAGCACCTCCTTACTCTCTTCAAGGGCTACGATGTTGACGATTTCATTTGCGATAAATGCTTCACTCTTTCTCGAGGCCACAGATACCATTGCAGTGGTTGTAATTTCAAAGTTGATGTCTCGTGCGCTGCTTCCACCAATGATGCAGCACTGCTGAAATTAGAGAGCAAAAGATCTGACGAGGGATTGAGAAAAATTCAACATTTCGTCCACACAAATCGCTTGACGGGTATCTTCAACTATAGAAAAGTAGCAAAGAAACACTACAATTGTGGTTGGTGTGAGAAGCATCTGTCAGGAATGACTTACGGTTGCTTTGAAAGTTACGAAAAGTTCTACATCCATGAATCTTGCTTGATCAAGATACCCACCAAACTCTTAGGACATCCTTTTCATTCATCACACCCTCTTTATTTACAGCCAACGACAATGGTCAACAACTCCGAGCCACGTTGCAATGCCTGTAAAGATGCAATCCTTGGGAAAGCCTATCGTTGTCAAAAGTGTGAATTCCACCTGCATGTTCTTTGTTTGAGACTCCAGCCCTGCCTAAAACATGAGATTCATGAGCACAGTCTTACTTCTTTTCAAAAGAATCTTTCTGAGGTTACTTACCAATGTAACATTTGCTATTGGAATATCGGCGCAGAATATTG from Theobroma cacao cultivar B97-61/B2 chromosome 5, Criollo_cocoa_genome_V2, whole genome shotgun sequence carries:
- the LOC18600056 gene encoding uncharacterized protein LOC18600056, translated to MDIKPFLHKHYLLYDCYGHYDNIEEASCDKCNQQIDGWAYSCESCRKFWLHSYCAEEQLPPQISHPLHTQHLLTLFKGYDVDDFICDKCFTLSRGHRYHCSGCNFKVDVSCAASTNDAALLKLESKRSDEGLRKIQHFVHTNRLTGIFNYRKVAKKHYNCGWCEKHLSGMTYGCFESYEKFYIHESCLIKIPTKLLGHPFHSSHPLYLQPTTMVNNSEPRCNACKDAILGKAYRCQKCEFHLHVLCLRLQPCLKHEIHEHSLTSFQKNLSEVTYQCNICYWNIGAEYWEYWVDSEALIPKLMKQEETEKGNAESQSQDLEREIEHFTHRHSLSYYEVIEKNEDVFCKACDFEIHGQAYGCESCEYYLHIRCAKLSYEVLHPLHPKHPLRLSNDSQPVFCNECGDFSFGFSYVCYFCDFKLDVKCVTSTEPNNEGQRLKEMARESKLCPLEQDHELSFFNFRHKV